TTCGACAGCGTAGTGACGATCGAAGATGGGGGATCTGGAGGCGAGTATACGCTGGCGTCAAGCGGGCGGATGAACCGAACAGGGGCGAACGGCGCGTCGATCGACGGCAACGACGACTTAGTGGGTTCGACGGCGATCGGGCAAGTCGATGGCGACGCGGACAGCTACAAGTTCTCGGGCGCACTGGTCGTTCTAAATACCGATGGAGACGTAACGGTAAGGCTCGACGGTAATCGGGTCGACCCGGACGACTACTTCGACAATGTAGTGACGGTCGAGGATGGCGGGTCGGGGAGTGAATACACGCTGGCGTCGAGCGGGCGGATGAACCGAACGGGGNGACAATGTAGTGACGGTCGAGGATGGCGGGTCGGGGAGTGAATACACGCTGGCGTCGAGCGGGCGGATGAACCGAACGGGGGCGAACGGTGCATCAGTCGACAATAACGATAAGCTAGTTAGCTCGACGGCGACCGGACAAGTCGATGGCGACGCGGACAGCTACAAGTTCTCGGGTGCACTGGTCGTTCTCGATATCGAGGGGGATGCGGCGGTGAGACTCAATGGTGATCGAGTCGACCCGGACGACTACTTCGACAATGTAGTGACGGTCGAGGATGGCGGGTCGGGGAGTGAATACACGCTGGCGTCGAGCGGGCGGATGAACCGAACGGGGNGACAATGTAGTGACGGTCGAGGATGGCGGGTCGGGGAGTGAATACACGCTGGCGTCGAGCGGGCGGATGAACCGAACGGGGGCGAACGGCGCGTCGATCGACGGCAACGACGACTTAGTGGGTTCGACGGCGACCGGACAAGTCGATGGCGACGCGGACAGCTACAAGTTCTCGGGCGCACTGGTCGTTCTCGATGTTGATGGTGATGCAACAGTAAGGCTCAACGGTAATCAGGTCGACTCGGATGACTACTACGACAACGTCCTCACGATCGGAGGTCCCGATTCCGACGCGAACTACTCGCTCTCGACTAGTGGAAGACTCAATCGAACCGGCGCGAATGGGGCGACCGTCGATCCGAATGACACTATAAGCGGGACCACCGCAACCGGCCAAGTCCACGGTGGTGTGGATAGCTACAAGTTCGTGGGCGAACTCACTACGATCGAACTGAACGGCAATGCAACCACTCTGTTGAACGGCGAGGCGGTCACCGATTCGAGCCAGTCTCCGGTCCTCGGCATCCACAGCGGCATCAGCGACACGAACTTCGCGACCATCGACCGGATCGAGGAGTGGCAGGACGCACAGTATCCCGTCCAGACGATCTTCATCCCGTGGAACTCGGACGAGGGGCACCTGAACTGGCTGTTCGACTACCTCCTCCCGCGGATATGGGACGCGGGGCGGATCCCGCTCATCACGTGGGAGCCGTACACCCCAGGGGTGAGCGCTGCATCGGTCGACACGCAGGCCATCGTCGAGAATCAGGAGTACAGCGCCTATCTCGAGAGCCTCGATACCACCACGCCGGACGACATCGAGGTCCGGATCGCGAACGGGGAGTACGACGGCTATCTCAAGACGTGGGTCCGGCGGCTCCGACAGTGGCTCGCGGGTCCCGACGGCGAGCAGGGCACCGACGACGACCGCCGGGCGTACATCCGCCTCGCACACGAGATGAACGGCGACTGGTATCCGTGGTCGCCGACGGTCGGGAACTCCTCGGCGTCGAGCTACGTCGAGATGTGGCGGCACGTCCACGACCAGTTCCGGTACTCGGGGATCGACACCGCGAACATCGAGTGGATGTGGTGTGTCAACGCCGAGGACCAGGGCTCGTACACCGCCGAGGAGCTCTATCCCGGCGACGACTACGTCGATTGGCTCTCGGTCGACGGCTATCAGTGGGGGACGAGTCAGGACTGGTCGAGCTGGCGCTCGCCCGAGGCCGTCTTCGGGAACATGCTCGGCCGGGTCCGAAACCTCGCGGACAAACCCGTCTGCATCGCCGAGACCGCGAGCAGTTCGGCAACGAGTTCCGGATCCGATCCCGCCCGGAAGGACGACTGGATACGCAGCGCGTTCGAGTACTTCGACGACGAAGGCGTCGACATGTGGTGCTGGTTCAACGAGGACAAGGAGACCGACTGGGCGATGTTCAACGGCAGGCACGGCACCGAGCGCGTGAGCTACGACGGCGACCGGGTCAACGCCTACACGGCCTATCGAGAGGGTGTCGACTCCTACTCGGGGGCTGGGGCGGCAACCTCGGGCGCGACACCGCTCACGACCACGTCGTTCAACGGCGAATAGTCACGGTATCGGTGAGAAGACGGGGCGGCTCGGGAAACGGGTCTCGTCACACGGGGCTCGGTGGGGGTAACCCTCGTCACGGCCGCCCGGTCGGGTTATTCGGGATCCGGACTTGTGTCTTTTGTCCGGTCGGCGAGCGCCGCGAGTTCGTCGGCACGGTTAGCGATATCGTCCGGGGCGAGCGGTCCGTCCTCGGTGACGACGGTGACGGCGTCGGCCGGGGTGCGGTCGAAGGTCGGGTTCGCGACGTCGATCGCTTCCTCGCCGTCGTAGACCGCTTCGCGAGCCCCTTCCTCGAAGTCGGGATCGGCGTCGAGACCGATCTTGTCGCTCGACGTGACGGCGTAGACGGGGATCCCCTCGTGGGCGGCGGCGAGGGCGAGGCCGCGCGTCCCGACCTTGTTCACGACGCTTCCGTCCGGCAGGACCGCGTCCGCACCGACGAGCACACGGTCGATGGAGCGGGTCGCGAGGAGATGCGGGAGGGCCGCATCGACCGCGAGCGTCACCGAGCGGTCGGCGGCGAGCGCCTGGGCGACGCCGACCCCCTCGCGTGCGGGCCGTGACTCGCCGACGATCACCGGGACGTCCGTGGCCGCGCGGAGCGCGTCGAGCACGGTTCCCGACCGGGAGAGGGTGACCACGGTGCCGGAAAGCAGGGCGGCCGCCTCGCGCGCCGCCGCGGCATCCGCTTCGGACGCCCGTTCGATACCGTCGATGGCTGCTCGTTCGAGCGCTTCGGCCGTCCCGTCGGCGCTCGCCGCAGCCATCGCGCGGTTGACCCGGTTCCGGACGACCGCCATGCTCGGGCGCGCGGCGCGAAGCGCCTCTGCGAGCGCCACGAGGTCGTCCCACGCCGGTTCATCGTTCTGGTCGTCGTCTGCCGTGAGTCCGCCGGCGCGGTCCCGGAGGACGGCGAGGGCGCTGACCGAGAGCCACGCCGAGCCGTGGTCGGTGTCCGCCGCGACCGTTTCGACCGTGGGCGCAACGCGTTCGTAGGCCCGCTGGAGACCTGGGGCCGTCTCGCGCTTTCGGACCTGAGTCGGGGAGACCCACTCGGATTCGACGCCCTCGGCACCGAAATCGACGGCACGCGAATCGCACTCGAACAGGAACGGGAACAGCACGCGAGAACCTTCCCGCCCGTCCTCGGCCGAGAACGGCTCGCCGGTTCGAACGAGCGAGTAGCCGTTCCCCGGCCCGACCACCGACCGGACCGCGTTTCGTGCCTCCCGTTCGGGGTCGTCCGTGACGGTGTCCGAGACCCCATCCCACCGTCCGGGTTCCCCGTTCACCCCACGCGTCCGAATCAGCAGGACCTCGCCACGGTTTCGGAGGAAACAGACGGTGGAACGGTTGGTACGGGCCGACATGGCTTTCCTCCTGGTTCGTGCACGGACGGGGTAAAACGGTCGGGTCGTGTCGGGACCGGTTCGGTTCCGGGATGGACGAGCGGTCGTCGGGAGGTCCCGGCGGGGTACCGGAACCCATGTCGTGCATGGACAGCCTCAAGTCACGGTAGGTCCGACTACGAGCAAGGATGTACGAACACGACGTCATCGTGGTCGGCGCGGGCGGGGCCGGCCTCCGGGCGGCGGTCGCGGCGGACGAGGAGGGTGCGGACGTCGCCCTCGTCTCGAAGCTCCACCCGGTGCGCTCGCACACCGGTGCGGCGGAGGGCGGGATCAACGCCGCGCTTCGGGAGGGCGATTCGTGGGAGTCCCACGCCCAGGACACGATGAAGGGCTCGGATTACCTCGGCGACGCGCCCGCCATCGAGACCCTGGTCCACCAGAGCCCGGACGAGGTGATCCAGCTCGAACACTGGGGGATGGCCTTCTCGCGCGAGGACGACGGCCGGATGAGCCAGCGCCCGTTCGGCGGGCTCTCGTTCCCCCGGACGACCTACGCCGGTGCCGAGACCGGCCACCACCTGCTCCACACGATGTACGAGCAGGTCGTGAAGCGAGGCATCACCGTCTACGACGAGTGGTACGTCTCGAACCTCGCCGTCACCGACCACGACGACCCGGAGGAGCGCGAGTGTCACGGCGTCGTCGCCTACGACATTCAGAACGGGACCATCGACGCGTTCAAGGCCCGAAACGGGGTCATCCTCGCGACGGGCGGCCCGGGTCAGGTCTACGACCACACCACGAACGCCATCGCCAACACCGGCGACGGCCAGGCGATGGCCTACCGCGCGGGCGTCCCGCTCGAAGACATGGAGTTCGTCCAGTTCCACCCCACGACGCTCCCCTCGACCGGGGTGCTGATCACCGAAGGCGTCCGCGGCGAGGGTGGCATCCTCTATAACTCGGAGGGCGAGCGCTTCATGTTCGAGGGGGGCTACGCCAAGAACGTCGGCGAGCTCGCGAGCCGTGACGTGGTCGCACGGGCGGAGCTCGACGAGATCAACGCGGGCCGGGGCTTCGAGGACGACTACGTCCACCTCGACATGCGCCACCTCGGCGAGGAACGGATCACCGACCGGCTAGAGAACATCATCCACCTCTCGGAGGACTTCG
This Halococcus hamelinensis 100A6 DNA region includes the following protein-coding sequences:
- a CDS encoding initiation factor 2B-related protein, whose protein sequence is MSARTNRSTVCFLRNRGEVLLIRTRGVNGEPGRWDGVSDTVTDDPEREARNAVRSVVGPGNGYSLVRTGEPFSAEDGREGSRVLFPFLFECDSRAVDFGAEGVESEWVSPTQVRKRETAPGLQRAYERVAPTVETVAADTDHGSAWLSVSALAVLRDRAGGLTADDDQNDEPAWDDLVALAEALRAARPSMAVVRNRVNRAMAAASADGTAEALERAAIDGIERASEADAAAAREAAALLSGTVVTLSRSGTVLDALRAATDVPVIVGESRPAREGVGVAQALAADRSVTLAVDAALPHLLATRSIDRVLVGADAVLPDGSVVNKVGTRGLALAAAHEGIPVYAVTSSDKIGLDADPDFEEGAREAVYDGEEAIDVANPTFDRTPADAVTVVTEDGPLAPDDIANRADELAALADRTKDTSPDPE
- a CDS encoding glycoside hydrolase family 26 protein, giving the protein MTVEDGGSGSEYTLASSGRMNRTGANGASIDGNDDLVGSTATGQVDGDADSYKFSGALVVLDVDGDATVRLNGNQVDSDDYYDNVLTIGGPDSDANYSLSTSGRLNRTGANGATVDPNDTISGTTATGQVHGGVDSYKFVGELTTIELNGNATTLLNGEAVTDSSQSPVLGIHSGISDTNFATIDRIEEWQDAQYPVQTIFIPWNSDEGHLNWLFDYLLPRIWDAGRIPLITWEPYTPGVSAASVDTQAIVENQEYSAYLESLDTTTPDDIEVRIANGEYDGYLKTWVRRLRQWLAGPDGEQGTDDDRRAYIRLAHEMNGDWYPWSPTVGNSSASSYVEMWRHVHDQFRYSGIDTANIEWMWCVNAEDQGSYTAEELYPGDDYVDWLSVDGYQWGTSQDWSSWRSPEAVFGNMLGRVRNLADKPVCIAETASSSATSSGSDPARKDDWIRSAFEYFDDEGVDMWCWFNEDKETDWAMFNGRHGTERVSYDGDRVNAYTAYREGVDSYSGAGAATSGATPLTTTSFNGE
- a CDS encoding FAD-binding protein; translated protein: MYEHDVIVVGAGGAGLRAAVAADEEGADVALVSKLHPVRSHTGAAEGGINAALREGDSWESHAQDTMKGSDYLGDAPAIETLVHQSPDEVIQLEHWGMAFSREDDGRMSQRPFGGLSFPRTTYAGAETGHHLLHTMYEQVVKRGITVYDEWYVSNLAVTDHDDPEERECHGVVAYDIQNGTIDAFKARNGVILATGGPGQVYDHTTNAIANTGDGQAMAYRAGVPLEDMEFVQFHPTTLPSTGVLITEGVRGEGGILYNSEGERFMFEGGYAKNVGELASRDVVARAELDEINAGRGFEDDYVHLDMRHLGEERITDRLENIIHLSEDFEGVNPLEDPMRVKPGQHYEMGGIEVDENGETCISGLYASGECACVSVHGSNRLGGNALPELIIFGARAGRHAAGKEMKPAEIQTGPSASIGSGEVDTPVSPGAVDTADDDVVADGGTASDGGAVVGMDETVEHALETERARIERLLEKDEGVQHAEVRTELQKSMTANVNVFRNEEGLKQALRDIRQAREDYEDVYVNDPSRTFNTDLQHTIETRNLIDLAEAITLGALARTEFRGAHWREGYQERDDENWIKHTMLSWNEGSPNLYYAPVILEGEEGEYEPVERHY